CGCCAACGCCCGCGCCAAGGCGACGCGCTGTTGCTGCCCCCCGGACAGTTGCGCCGGGTAGCGGCGCGCGAAGACCGTGAGGCCGACGAGGTCCATGACCTCCCGCGCCCGTTCGCGGCGTTCGCGGCGCGACGTCCCCACCAGCCCGAACGCGACGTTCTGCTGGACGTCGAGGTGCGGAAACAGCGCGTAATCCTGGAACACGAAGCCGATCCGGCGGGCCTCGGGCGGCGTGAAGGTCGTCTCGCTCGACACCGTCCGGCCGGCCACCGCGATGCGGCCGGCGTCCGGCGCTTCGAAGCCGGCGACCAGCCGCAGCAACGTCGTCTTGCCGCACCCGGAGGGACCGAGCAGCGCGACGGTCTCGCCCGGTGCAATCCGCAACGACAGGTCGTCGACCGCGGGGTGGTTCGGATCCTGAAAACTCTTCGTCACCCCCTGGATCGCCAGGGCGTCGGGCCGCTCGCTCGCGTCGCTCACCGGGAAATCCTCGCATCCCGACCGCCGTCGTGCGCCCCTCCGGGCGACCGAGGGGGGGCGAGGTCGCTCACGACGGCGTCGGCGATGCGGGCCGCGCCGCCGGGGGCCCCCATGCGTTCGCGCCCCACCGCGCCCCGCCGCGCCCGCTCGCGCGGGTCGTGGGCGAGGGCGGCGACCGCCGCCGCGATGGCGGCCGGTGCGGACGGCACCACCTCGAGCGCGTCGCCCAACAGCCGTCGCTGCTTCGCGAGGAAGCTCGCGGGGTAGCGCGCATCGGTCGCGAACGCCACGACGGGCCGGCCCCGCCCGGCGGCCTGCTCCTGCGCGGTGCCGGACGTCCCCAGCGCCAGGTCGGCCCAGGCGAGGACCGACGCGAAGCGACCGCGGACGAGGGGGACCGCCACGTCGCCTCGCCGCCACACGACCCGGTCGTCGCCGCGAACGTCGACCGACCAGCCGGTCGGCGGGGCCGGGAAGGGGCCGGCCGCCCACGCCACCGCGCCGTGGACGTCGGGGAGGCGCACGAGCGCCTCCACCATCCGCGCGAGTGCGTCGGGGGCCTGCCCCCGCGTACCGGGCAGCAACGCGACCCGCGCGACGGGCGCGTCGGTCGCGTCACCGGCTACGTCGAGGTCGGGGTCGGGCGCGACGTCGAGGCCGTCCATCATGGGGTTCCCGAGGGCGCGTGCCGGCAGCCCCGCCGCTCGGAGGCGCACCTCGCTGGCCGCGTCCCGGGGGTGCACCGCGGCGTACGCGCGCGCCAGGAGCGCGCGCTCGAGGCCGGTGAAGCGGTCGCGGAACGCCCGCACGCCGAGACGCGCGCCGCCCGCCTCGGTGTAGGCCGAGACGAGGGTCTGGACGGCGTGGCGTCGCGCGGCGCGCGGGAGCGCGCCCAACCCGGCCGCCCACACGTCCCCGACCGCGACGACGCGGTCGACCGCGAGGCCGCGCAGGACCCGCATCTGATGCAGGGAGGTCGAGACGAGCCCCGCGCGCAGGTCGCGCGCGAGGAGGCTGGGGTGCTCGAACGTGAAGCCGCCGCTGGGGACCCGGAGGGCCGGCCCGAGCCGGCGGACGTCGAGGCCGTCGTAGGCGGCGCCGTCCCCGACCGTCGCGAAGGCGTGCAGGGTCGCGTCGGGCCGCACCGCGTGCACCGCGGCGGCGATCCGCGCCGCCACGACGTCCTCCCCGTGCCCGTTGGACACGAACAGGATCGAGGGAGACGGTCCGCAGCCGGGCGGGACGTCGGCACCGGGCGGTGGGGCGGGCGACGGCACGCGGTCGAGTGTACCGGGGCCCCGGGCCCCGGGCGCGCCCACCCCGTGGGGGCGGCTCAGACGGAGTGGCAGGGGTCGAGGCGGAGGGCCGCCATCCAGGTGACGCGCCCCCCATCGGGACTCTCGAAGTGCCGCACCTCGGGCGGCGCGAAGGCGCCGGACGCCGCGAAGAAGAGGCGCACCAGGCGCTCGTGGGCGGCGTCGTCGGAGGCGCGCCACGCGAGGACCGCCTTGGCGTCGTAGAACCGTTCGGTGTAGGCGACGGCGAAACGCCCGCCGGGCCGCACCAGTCGGGCGACCTCCTCGAACGTCGCGAGGGGACGCGTCATGTAGTGCACCGCCGCGGTGCACGTCACGGCGTCGAAGGCGGCGTCGCGGAACGGCAGCGTCGGGTGTTCGTTCAGGTCGTGCACGACCGCCTCGTGCACGTGCGGGTTCTCCGCCAGCTCGTCGGCGTTCAGGCCCAACCCCGTCACGTGGGCGTCGTCGCGGTTCAGGTGCGTCGCGACGCCCGCCATCAGGTCCAGGAGGTGGTCGCCGGGACGAAGCAGCGTCGCGTTGGCGTCGGCCACGAACCCGCGTCCCGCCGCATCGAAGTGCGACTCGTAGCGGGGCGCGTCGTAGAAGAGGGCGTCGGGGCGTTCGTCGAGGCGACGGAAGAACTCGGGGCGCAGGTCCTGCATCCCCCCGAGTAGAGCGCGGATGGGGGGACGCCCGTTAGGGCCCATCTCACGATTCCGGGGCGTCGGNNNNNNNNNNNNNNNNNNNNNNNNNNNNNNNNNNNNNNNNNNNNNNNNNNNNNNNNNNNNNNNNNNNNNNNNNNNNNNNNNNNNNNNNNNNNNNNNNNNNCGTCGGGGTCGCGCGGCTCGGGGGTGAGGACCGGCCCGACGCCCCACCCGAGCTTCTCCCGCATGACGCCGTACGGCCCCAGCGCGCCGCTGCCGAGCAGCGTCACGCCGCCCGGGGCGGCCTCGACGACGACGCGGTCGCCGGGCGCCAGGTCGATGCGTTCCTGCCCGTCGACGAGGAGCGCGACCTCGTCGACGCGGCCGCCGACCGCGAACGCGAGGTGCGACGACGCTCCGACCACGATCGCGCGGTGGGTGAGGCCGTGGGGGGCGATGGGCGTCAGGACGAAGGCGCGAAGGTCGCGCGCGAGGATGGGCCCCCCGAGCGACAACGAGTAGGCGGTCGACCCGACCGGCGTCGCCACGACCAATCCGTCGGCGCGGTAGGCGATGGCGTGCTCGTCGTCGATCCACGTGTCGATCTGCAGGACCCGCGTCATGACGCCCTGGGAGACCGCGACGTCGTTCATCGCGACGTGCGGCGGACCGCCGTTCACGCGGGCCTGCAGAAGCATCACCTCGTCGCGCCGCCAGGCGGTCGGCGCCTCGCCGTCCAGGTAGCGGCGGAACGCGGCGGGGTCGAAGCCGGCGAGGAACCCGAGCTTCCCGACGTTCACGCCGAGCACCGGAACGTCGCGCCCGCGAAGGCGTCGCGCGACGTCCAGGAGGGTGCCGTCCCCCCCGACCGACACGACGAGGTCGACGCC
This is a stretch of genomic DNA from Trueperaceae bacterium. It encodes these proteins:
- a CDS encoding lipid-A-disaccharide synthase-related protein, yielding MPSPAPPPGADVPPGCGPSPSILFVSNGHGEDVVAARIAAAVHAVRPDATLHAFATVGDGAAYDGLDVRRLGPALRVPSGGFTFEHPSLLARDLRAGLVSTSLHQMRVLRGLAVDRVVAVGDVWAAGLGALPRAARRHAVQTLVSAYTEAGGARLGVRAFRDRFTGLERALLARAYAAVHPRDAASEVRLRAAGLPARALGNPMMDGLDVAPDPDLDVAGDATDAPVARVALLPGTRGQAPDALARMVEALVRLPDVHGAVAWAAGPFPAPPTGWSVDVRGDDRVVWRRGDVAVPLVRGRFASVLAWADLALGTSGTAQEQAAGRGRPVVAFATDARYPASFLAKQRRLLGDALEVVPSAPAAIAAAVAALAHDPRERARRGAVGRERMGAPGGAARIADAVVSDLAPPRSPGGAHDGGRDARISR
- a CDS encoding methyltransferase domain-containing protein, which codes for MQDLRPEFFRRLDERPDALFYDAPRYESHFDAAGRGFVADANATLLRPGDHLLDLMAGVATHLNRDDAHVTGLGLNADELAENPHVHEAVVHDLNEHPTLPFRDAAFDAVTCTAAVHYMTRPLATFEEVARLVRPGGRFAVAYTERFYDAKAVLAWRASDDAAHERLVRLFFAASGAFAPPEVRHFESPDGGRVTWMAALRLDPCHSV
- a CDS encoding NAD(+)/NADH kinase; the encoded protein is MSAPRPIPLARDLRRVVVHASVHKPAAGALAREFAEGFERLGVDVVLGGDAPAAWEALGGVDLVVSVGGDGTLLDVARRLRGRDVPVLGVNVGKLGFLAGFDPAAFRRYLDGEAPTAWRRDEVMLLQARVNGGPPHVAMNDVAVSQGVMTRVLQIDTWIDDEHAIAYRADGLVVATPVGSTAYSLSLGGPILARDLRAFVLTPIAPHGLTHRAIVVGASSHLAFAVGGRVDEVALLVDGQERIDLAPGDRVVVEAAPGGVTLLGSGALGPYGVMREKLGWGVGPVLTPEPRDPD